A stretch of the Luteolibacter arcticus genome encodes the following:
- a CDS encoding preprotein translocase subunit SecE, translating into MFAKVSRFVGEVKGELRKANWPWESDPKVKGFKKYKELTDSTVVVLIATILLAGFVSLWDFICVYVLEFITSFGR; encoded by the coding sequence ATGTTCGCAAAAGTCTCACGTTTCGTCGGCGAAGTGAAAGGCGAGCTCCGCAAGGCCAATTGGCCTTGGGAGTCCGACCCGAAGGTGAAGGGTTTCAAGAAGTACAAGGAACTCACCGATTCCACCGTGGTCGTGCTGATCGCCACCATCCTGCTGGCCGGCTTCGTGTCGCTGTGGGACTTCATCTGCGTTTACGTCCTCGAGTTCATCACGTCCTTCGGGCGCTGA
- a CDS encoding ankyrin repeat domain-containing protein produces the protein MPSLEESLWNAAWNGDLPVLRECLEKGATLNGRSFNNSSPLEAAAYNAQADACDLLLQAGADPDATYPPTGETVLHQVITKAGDPRRTHIVKALIAAGAGVNRQTVPGIATQSFARDIRTRGETPLHRAAAYGDADMIAALVAAGADKSARDINGDSPLTWASWHLRDNSILRGLLFGEFEGSIPNSCA, from the coding sequence ATGCCCTCGCTCGAAGAATCCCTGTGGAATGCCGCTTGGAACGGCGACCTTCCCGTTCTCCGCGAATGCCTTGAAAAGGGCGCGACACTGAATGGCCGCAGCTTCAACAACAGCAGCCCGCTCGAAGCCGCCGCTTACAACGCCCAAGCCGACGCCTGCGACCTCCTTCTTCAAGCCGGTGCCGACCCGGATGCGACCTACCCGCCCACCGGGGAAACCGTCCTCCATCAGGTCATCACCAAGGCCGGCGATCCCCGCCGCACCCACATCGTCAAGGCACTCATCGCAGCAGGAGCAGGCGTGAACCGTCAAACGGTCCCGGGAATAGCGACTCAGAGCTTCGCGCGCGACATCCGCACCCGCGGCGAGACACCCCTCCATCGCGCGGCTGCCTACGGGGATGCGGACATGATCGCAGCCCTGGTCGCCGCCGGCGCGGATAAAAGCGCGCGGGATATCAATGGCGACTCGCCCCTCACCTGGGCGAGCTGGCATCTGCGCGACAATTCCATTCTCCGCGGCCTGTTGTTCGGCGAGTTCGAGGGATCCATCCCGAACAGCTGCGCTTGA
- a CDS encoding DUF7133 domain-containing protein: MRLLSSFFLAASLAATAQQQSDFYTREEIPLPKGEVMELGSIALMPDQKIAVTSRRGDLWICTGAYGDDLSKVTWQKFAEGLHEPLGMAWKDGWLYLTQRPEVTRIKDSNNDGVADTFETVSSDWSIKGDYHEYAFGTEPDKEGNIWVVLCLTGSFTADVPWRGWCVRVTPDGKMIPTCSGIRSPGGIGFNAEGDCFYTDNQGPWNGSSSLKWLKPGSFQGNPQGNRYYDLATDLGQRPVEPVDKSRILAERKCIKEFVPPAVVFPHAKVGHSPSGIAADTTGGKFGPWEKQLYVGEQTKSEVQRVCLEKVNGLYQGAVFHFLKGFEAGIVPLRQASDGTVFIGGTNRGWASSGSKPFTFERVRWTGKTPFEMQTISALKDGFEVTFTEPVDPATAGKLESYAMDTWTYIYQAEYGSPETDHTKPKITAADVSADGKKVRLKVEGLTQGHVHHLTAKGLTSKSGTKLWHPEAWYTLNEIPK; the protein is encoded by the coding sequence ATGCGCCTCCTCTCTTCCTTCTTCCTCGCCGCTTCGCTCGCTGCGACGGCCCAGCAGCAGTCCGACTTCTACACCCGCGAGGAGATCCCTCTGCCCAAGGGCGAAGTCATGGAGCTCGGCTCCATCGCGCTGATGCCCGACCAGAAGATCGCCGTCACCTCACGCCGCGGCGACCTGTGGATCTGCACCGGTGCCTATGGCGACGACCTCTCGAAAGTCACCTGGCAAAAATTCGCCGAAGGCCTCCACGAGCCGCTCGGCATGGCATGGAAGGATGGCTGGCTCTACCTCACCCAGCGCCCCGAGGTCACCCGCATCAAGGACTCTAACAACGACGGGGTCGCCGACACCTTCGAGACGGTCAGCTCCGACTGGTCGATCAAGGGCGACTACCACGAATACGCCTTCGGCACCGAGCCCGACAAGGAGGGCAACATCTGGGTGGTGCTCTGCCTCACCGGCTCCTTCACCGCCGATGTCCCGTGGCGCGGCTGGTGCGTGCGCGTCACGCCCGATGGCAAGATGATCCCGACCTGCTCCGGCATCCGCTCGCCCGGCGGCATCGGCTTCAATGCCGAGGGCGATTGCTTCTACACCGATAACCAAGGCCCGTGGAATGGCTCCTCGTCGCTGAAGTGGCTCAAGCCCGGTTCGTTCCAAGGCAACCCGCAGGGCAACCGCTACTACGACCTCGCGACCGACCTCGGCCAGCGACCGGTCGAGCCCGTCGACAAGTCCCGCATCCTCGCCGAGCGCAAGTGCATCAAGGAATTCGTTCCGCCCGCCGTGGTCTTCCCGCACGCCAAGGTCGGCCATTCGCCGAGCGGCATCGCCGCCGATACCACCGGTGGCAAGTTCGGCCCGTGGGAAAAGCAGCTCTACGTCGGCGAGCAAACGAAGTCCGAAGTCCAGCGCGTCTGCCTGGAGAAAGTCAACGGCCTCTATCAGGGCGCGGTGTTCCATTTCCTCAAGGGCTTCGAGGCCGGCATCGTCCCGCTTCGCCAGGCGAGCGACGGCACTGTCTTCATCGGCGGCACCAACCGCGGCTGGGCCTCCAGCGGCAGCAAGCCCTTCACCTTCGAGCGCGTCCGCTGGACCGGCAAGACACCCTTCGAGATGCAGACGATCTCCGCGCTGAAGGATGGCTTCGAAGTGACCTTCACGGAACCCGTCGATCCTGCCACCGCCGGCAAGCTGGAGTCCTACGCGATGGACACCTGGACGTACATCTATCAGGCCGAGTACGGCTCACCGGAGACCGATCACACCAAGCCGAAGATCACCGCCGCCGACGTCTCCGCCGATGGCAAGAAGGTCCGGCTCAAAGTCGAAGGTCTCACCCAAGGCCACGTCCATCATCTCACGGCGAAAGGCCTGACCTCGAAGTCCGGCACCAAGCTCTGGCACCCCGAGGCGTGGTACACGCTCAATGAGATTCCGAAATAG
- a CDS encoding NAD-dependent epimerase/dehydratase family protein, producing MRTLLVCGHGYLGQAISRDFRSAGWQVAALSLSGGADSLACDLSSPDAVAGLKLSPDFIVHCASSGRGGEALYRAVYLEGCRNLTNRFPGIPLLFTSSTSVYAQTDGSEVTEESPAEPDRETGKILRETEDLVLSTGGIVTRLAGIYGPGRSMILKKFLNGEAVIEEDGRRYLNQIHRDDAAAAILCLASQLSTINHQLFNLSDSHPLTQRECYESLSSIFSLPLPPTGPRDPNRKRGWTHKQVSNAKLRAIGWEPRFPSFLDAVGSVAPTL from the coding sequence GTGCGGACACTCCTCGTTTGCGGACACGGCTACCTTGGACAAGCGATCTCCCGCGACTTCCGGTCGGCGGGTTGGCAGGTGGCGGCACTCTCCCTATCCGGAGGTGCCGACTCGCTCGCCTGCGATCTCTCGTCGCCCGATGCCGTCGCGGGTCTCAAACTATCCCCCGACTTCATCGTCCACTGCGCCTCCTCCGGCCGTGGCGGGGAAGCACTCTACCGCGCCGTCTATCTGGAAGGCTGCCGCAATCTAACAAACCGCTTCCCCGGTATCCCCCTGCTCTTCACCTCCAGCACCTCGGTCTATGCACAGACCGATGGATCGGAGGTCACCGAGGAAAGCCCTGCCGAGCCCGATCGCGAAACCGGCAAGATCCTGCGCGAAACCGAAGACCTCGTGCTGTCCACGGGCGGCATCGTTACCCGCCTCGCGGGCATTTACGGCCCGGGCCGCAGCATGATCCTGAAGAAATTCCTCAACGGCGAAGCAGTGATCGAGGAGGACGGAAGACGCTACCTCAACCAGATCCACCGCGACGACGCCGCCGCCGCGATCCTCTGCCTTGCCTCTCAACTCTCAACCATCAACCATCAACTATTCAACCTCTCCGACTCCCACCCGCTCACCCAGCGCGAGTGCTACGAGAGCCTTAGTAGCATCTTCTCCCTGCCCCTCCCGCCGACCGGTCCTCGCGATCCAAATCGCAAGCGCGGCTGGACCCACAAGCAGGTTTCGAATGCCAAGCTCCGCGCCATCGGCTGGGAACCCCGCTTCCCGTCGTTCCTTGATGCGGTCGGCTCCGTCGCCCCGACACTATAA
- a CDS encoding PA14 domain-containing protein yields the protein MLRTALLASLCAVPLHAQDGGQLYTLYCSACHGADGKGATGGQFPPLAGSPWVLGDAARAVKVVLHGLHGEVEVDGRTFNLEMPPQGAILPDDQIAAILTHARSSWGNKAEPVSADFVKATRAASADRKGPWTAAELLKLHPLPASTPPIANLLSQVYQGEWQRLPDFSTLKPGNIEEEHDGKISIAKAGFTELFGMVWQGDLTAPEAGEFRFRLDADDGARVLLDDKEVVKVDGIGPMDGSRAKEGKIKLTAGAHKLRVEYFEYKGQEGIALSWRGPGIPSWRNLSDKPPKTGPDPIVIGPQNGRAVVYRNFIASTTPRAIGIGFPGGVNLAYSADNLAPELIWTGAFMDGSRHWVERGQGNQPPAGESIVKLSGTPILPKEARFRGYKLDPAGNPTFAVQIGGLTLQDSWKPTDAPDENAATRQPALQRRVSLKGSGSGLELLISDQSESKVFDDQEVSFADRFFIHTEGVVNLINRGGKTYLKLLPGETATFDYRWNR from the coding sequence ATGCTCCGCACCGCGCTTTTAGCCTCCCTCTGCGCCGTCCCTCTCCATGCCCAGGATGGCGGACAGCTTTACACCCTCTATTGCTCCGCCTGCCATGGCGCCGATGGGAAAGGCGCCACCGGCGGCCAATTCCCGCCGCTGGCCGGTAGCCCGTGGGTGCTCGGCGACGCCGCCCGCGCGGTGAAAGTCGTCCTCCACGGCCTGCACGGCGAGGTGGAAGTTGATGGCCGCACCTTCAATCTCGAGATGCCCCCGCAGGGCGCGATCCTGCCGGACGACCAGATCGCCGCCATTCTCACCCACGCCCGCTCGTCATGGGGAAACAAGGCCGAGCCGGTCTCCGCGGACTTCGTGAAGGCCACGCGCGCCGCCAGCGCCGACCGCAAGGGCCCCTGGACCGCGGCGGAGCTGCTCAAGCTCCACCCGCTGCCCGCCTCGACTCCCCCGATCGCCAACCTGCTGTCGCAGGTCTATCAGGGCGAGTGGCAGCGGCTGCCCGATTTCTCCACGCTGAAGCCCGGCAACATCGAGGAAGAGCACGACGGCAAGATCAGCATCGCCAAGGCCGGCTTCACCGAGCTCTTCGGCATGGTCTGGCAGGGCGACCTCACCGCACCGGAAGCCGGTGAATTCCGCTTCCGCCTCGATGCCGACGACGGCGCGCGCGTGCTCCTCGATGACAAGGAAGTCGTCAAGGTGGACGGAATCGGGCCGATGGATGGCAGCCGGGCGAAGGAAGGAAAAATCAAGCTCACCGCCGGAGCCCACAAGCTGCGGGTCGAATACTTCGAATACAAGGGGCAGGAAGGCATCGCGCTCTCATGGCGCGGTCCCGGCATCCCCTCGTGGCGAAATCTTTCCGACAAGCCGCCCAAGACCGGTCCCGACCCCATCGTCATCGGCCCGCAAAATGGCCGCGCCGTGGTTTACCGGAACTTCATCGCGAGCACCACCCCCCGCGCCATCGGCATCGGCTTTCCCGGCGGCGTGAACCTCGCATACTCCGCCGACAATCTCGCACCCGAGCTGATCTGGACCGGTGCCTTCATGGATGGCTCACGCCACTGGGTTGAGCGCGGCCAAGGCAACCAGCCGCCCGCCGGTGAGAGCATTGTGAAGCTCTCCGGCACTCCCATACTTCCCAAGGAAGCCCGCTTCCGCGGCTACAAGCTCGACCCCGCAGGCAACCCCACCTTTGCCGTCCAGATCGGTGGCTTGACTCTTCAGGACTCCTGGAAGCCAACCGATGCCCCTGACGAGAATGCTGCCACACGTCAGCCCGCCCTCCAGCGGCGCGTATCGCTGAAAGGAAGTGGAAGCGGCCTCGAACTCCTGATCTCCGATCAATCCGAATCGAAGGTCTTCGACGATCAGGAAGTGTCGTTTGCGGACCGGTTTTTCATCCACACAGAGGGTGTCGTGAACTTGATCAACCGCGGCGGCAAAACCTACCTGAAGCTGTTGCCAGGCGAGACCGCCACCTTTGACTACCGCTGGAATCGCTAG
- a CDS encoding YitT family protein, producing the protein MKIFSWLDRRHPVLEYLGTAAAGLLYAIALKYFVFPAKVILTGFEGIAAALSYFFHRPSLFLILYGISQAILVIFAYKKISRTFAVRTALTTGMVLLILPFLPEMKMADSQQERLILVLFGGILSGLAKALALRLRGSTGDEDVLGAWFAMKYLKPVGTIAVISAAISCAFGLTMEYLTFKQIEPVINTLMYTSIFIFTGAETLNNFFKKFKLVMITAFGKEPDAIGTAITTAAPHRTFTIQRGVGGYSSEPLHLVRTIVTHEELAEVLDALERDCPEAFHFHHDIEGISRSYYIKPIG; encoded by the coding sequence TTGAAAATCTTCTCATGGCTCGATCGGCGGCACCCGGTGCTGGAATACCTCGGCACCGCGGCGGCCGGGCTGCTCTATGCCATCGCGTTGAAGTACTTTGTCTTCCCCGCCAAGGTCATCCTCACCGGCTTCGAGGGCATCGCTGCCGCACTCAGCTACTTCTTCCATCGGCCCTCCCTCTTCCTCATCCTCTACGGCATCTCGCAGGCGATCCTGGTGATCTTCGCCTACAAGAAGATCAGCCGCACTTTCGCCGTCCGCACCGCCCTGACCACCGGCATGGTGCTGCTCATATTGCCGTTCCTGCCCGAGATGAAGATGGCGGACTCCCAGCAGGAGCGCCTAATCCTCGTGCTCTTCGGCGGCATCCTTTCCGGCCTCGCGAAGGCCCTGGCGCTGCGACTTCGCGGATCCACCGGCGATGAAGACGTCCTCGGCGCGTGGTTCGCCATGAAATACCTCAAACCGGTCGGTACCATCGCGGTGATCTCTGCCGCCATCTCCTGTGCCTTCGGCCTGACGATGGAGTATCTCACCTTCAAGCAGATCGAGCCGGTGATCAACACGCTGATGTACACCAGCATCTTCATTTTCACCGGGGCGGAAACGCTCAACAACTTCTTCAAGAAGTTCAAGCTGGTGATGATCACCGCCTTTGGGAAGGAACCGGACGCGATCGGCACCGCGATCACCACCGCCGCTCCCCACCGCACCTTCACCATCCAGCGCGGCGTCGGCGGCTACTCCTCCGAGCCCTTGCACCTCGTCCGCACGATCGTCACGCACGAAGAACTGGCGGAAGTCCTCGATGCCCTCGAACGCGACTGCCCGGAAGCCTTCCACTTCCACCACGACATCGAAGGCATCTCGCGCAGCTACTACATCAAGCCGATCGGTTAG
- a CDS encoding N-acetylmuramoyl-L-alanine amidase family protein: MTSRSAPLWIVLFVALAAALWWWKKPVAPLPPPGPIPPPPALSDLAGIPDWASLNRYQSTITRADFLRLMDQVFTVSPAWRDWIEVGEDDAKIRTNDGEFLRLRFAPEGLASPPPRYWRAISELPPAPPDRPLAGLKIAIDPGHIGGRWGKMEERWFQIPGSLPVQEGDMTLQVAKLLKPKLEALGATVTMVRNETEPVTPIRPEMLQDEARTSNTGGNIARLAERLFYRTAEIRARAKLVNDTLKPDLVLCLHFNADEWGDPASPTLVPANHFHMILNGGYTDDEVALADQRHDLLEKLLQGIHDEERKLAASAADAFVEKSGMPPYLYNPAAKNHRNVDGNPYLWARNLLANRIYQCPVVYFEPYVMNSTEDHARIQAGDYEGEREVWGKLRPSIFREYADCVALGLKRYFQARPRSE, from the coding sequence ATGACTTCCCGCTCCGCTCCGCTCTGGATCGTGCTTTTCGTGGCCCTCGCCGCCGCCCTCTGGTGGTGGAAAAAGCCGGTCGCGCCGCTGCCACCGCCCGGTCCAATTCCCCCACCCCCAGCTCTTTCCGACTTGGCGGGAATTCCCGACTGGGCGTCGCTGAACCGCTACCAATCCACCATCACCCGTGCCGACTTCCTGCGGCTGATGGATCAGGTTTTCACCGTCTCCCCAGCCTGGCGCGACTGGATCGAGGTCGGCGAAGACGACGCCAAGATCCGCACCAATGACGGCGAGTTCCTGCGCCTGCGCTTTGCCCCGGAAGGCCTCGCCAGCCCGCCGCCGCGCTACTGGCGGGCCATCTCCGAACTCCCGCCAGCACCGCCGGATCGCCCGCTCGCCGGCCTGAAAATCGCCATTGATCCCGGCCACATCGGCGGCCGCTGGGGCAAGATGGAGGAGCGCTGGTTCCAGATCCCCGGCAGCCTGCCGGTGCAGGAGGGCGACATGACACTTCAGGTCGCCAAGCTCCTGAAACCCAAGCTCGAAGCCCTCGGCGCCACCGTCACCATGGTCCGCAACGAGACCGAGCCGGTCACCCCGATCCGCCCGGAGATGCTTCAGGACGAGGCCCGCACCAGCAATACCGGCGGCAACATCGCCCGGCTCGCCGAGCGCCTCTTCTACCGCACCGCCGAAATCCGCGCCCGGGCCAAGCTCGTCAACGACACCCTCAAGCCCGACCTCGTCCTCTGCCTCCATTTCAATGCCGACGAATGGGGCGACCCGGCCTCCCCCACCCTCGTCCCGGCGAACCATTTCCACATGATCCTCAATGGCGGCTACACTGATGACGAGGTCGCCCTCGCCGATCAGCGCCACGACCTGCTGGAGAAGCTGCTGCAAGGCATCCACGACGAGGAACGCAAGCTGGCCGCCAGCGCCGCCGACGCCTTCGTCGAGAAATCCGGCATGCCGCCCTACCTCTATAACCCGGCCGCCAAGAACCATCGCAACGTGGACGGCAACCCTTACCTGTGGGCCCGCAATCTCCTCGCAAACCGCATCTACCAGTGCCCGGTCGTCTATTTCGAGCCCTACGTGATGAACTCGACCGAGGACCACGCCCGCATCCAGGCCGGCGACTACGAAGGCGAGCGCGAAGTCTGGGGAAAGCTGCGGCCATCCATCTTCCGCGAGTATGCCGACTGCGTCGCGCTCGGCCTGAAGCGCTATTTCCAGGCGCGTCCTCGAAGCGAGTAA
- a CDS encoding Ig-like domain-containing protein translates to MLCSPQVLSCLLLAVSSAGLEAAISSSVYYLNRSRQAEGLEDLSMRISVSITEGTLALGAASTAVLEDPQGGQYAITGDARSGNVSFGASVPLERIEDAGGVWKLTVNEGAGVDEDLRIHIPATDATAFPIYPQFPAHPYQGNASRIRFVWNTASSAISPGGGTVVSTANGSSVYSYTPGGPKSVDVSHIQSINGATIKNPDGTPRGPVTTQSLTSESRMEVFTDAESRVLSGQTTPVDGALEFLASGLTKGNRYAILGKTGDDPWTEIQRFVAVSNAHLYVEEAGEEERSFMVEADPNRAPVADGQTLTAVEDTPLGFTPSGSDADGDELTFEIVTPPTKGVLEASETGWTYVPNANATGADEFTFRADDGAERAAFSEEAQVALVIAPVNDVPVAADAEFFTMKGGAIAFTLPSSDVDGDSLTYQVLGAPAKGKLNGTAPHLSYKAAGAGQWSIRYTVSDGSLVSEPGTITLRVRGKNQKPVAQAGEVTANVGERVLLPLTGLDTDHDALTYAITKQPKNGVVTGTPPALFYQSAPGFRGSDQVSFVVKDGGASSKPAVIKILVVNPNNHAPVAKTLVTQGPVKKAVSVTLGGTDADGDSLSFRVTSQPENGKLTGKVPNLKLKPAAGFVGSTSFSYVANDGSLDSAPATVTVTIGSPIAD, encoded by the coding sequence ATGCTTTGTTCACCCCAAGTCCTCTCCTGCCTGCTGCTGGCAGTATCGTCCGCTGGACTGGAGGCGGCGATCTCCAGCAGCGTCTACTATCTCAATCGTTCGCGCCAGGCAGAGGGTCTGGAGGATCTGTCGATGCGGATCTCCGTCTCGATTACGGAGGGCACGCTCGCACTCGGCGCAGCTAGCACCGCGGTGCTTGAGGACCCTCAAGGCGGCCAGTATGCGATCACCGGCGATGCCAGAAGCGGCAACGTGAGCTTCGGCGCCTCGGTTCCCCTTGAGCGGATCGAGGATGCTGGCGGTGTCTGGAAATTGACGGTCAATGAAGGTGCGGGCGTGGACGAGGATTTGCGCATTCACATCCCGGCAACAGATGCCACGGCGTTTCCGATCTATCCGCAGTTCCCGGCTCATCCCTATCAGGGCAATGCGAGCCGGATCCGGTTTGTATGGAACACGGCTTCCTCGGCGATCAGTCCCGGTGGGGGCACCGTGGTATCCACCGCAAATGGCAGCTCGGTGTATAGCTACACGCCCGGCGGACCAAAGTCGGTGGACGTGTCCCACATCCAGAGCATCAACGGAGCGACGATCAAGAATCCCGACGGAACCCCGAGAGGGCCGGTGACGACCCAATCGCTGACGTCCGAGAGCCGGATGGAAGTTTTCACCGACGCCGAGTCGCGCGTGCTTTCCGGGCAGACCACGCCGGTGGACGGCGCTCTGGAATTCCTCGCCTCTGGTCTAACAAAGGGCAACCGCTACGCCATCCTTGGCAAGACGGGTGACGATCCGTGGACTGAGATCCAGCGCTTCGTTGCCGTTTCCAATGCCCACCTCTATGTCGAGGAGGCGGGCGAGGAAGAGCGCTCGTTCATGGTGGAAGCGGATCCGAATCGCGCCCCGGTGGCGGACGGCCAGACGCTGACGGCAGTGGAGGACACGCCGCTCGGATTCACGCCTTCCGGCAGCGATGCGGATGGGGATGAGCTGACATTCGAGATCGTCACCCCGCCGACGAAGGGCGTGCTGGAAGCATCGGAGACCGGCTGGACCTATGTGCCGAATGCGAATGCTACCGGCGCCGATGAGTTCACCTTCCGGGCAGATGACGGGGCGGAGCGCGCGGCTTTTTCAGAAGAGGCGCAGGTGGCGCTGGTCATCGCGCCGGTGAATGACGTGCCGGTGGCCGCAGATGCCGAGTTCTTCACGATGAAAGGCGGTGCCATTGCCTTCACGCTGCCGAGCTCGGATGTGGATGGAGATTCACTGACCTACCAAGTCCTCGGGGCACCCGCGAAAGGGAAGCTCAACGGAACGGCGCCTCATCTCAGCTACAAGGCGGCGGGAGCGGGGCAGTGGAGCATTCGCTACACCGTGAGTGATGGCAGCTTGGTCTCCGAACCGGGAACGATCACCCTGCGAGTGCGAGGCAAGAATCAGAAGCCGGTGGCCCAGGCTGGAGAGGTGACCGCAAACGTGGGCGAGCGTGTCCTGCTGCCCTTGACCGGCCTCGATACGGACCACGATGCGCTCACGTATGCGATCACGAAGCAGCCGAAGAACGGCGTGGTGACAGGAACTCCGCCGGCGCTCTTTTATCAATCCGCTCCGGGATTCCGCGGAAGTGATCAGGTGAGCTTCGTGGTCAAGGATGGTGGCGCGTCTTCCAAGCCGGCGGTCATCAAGATCCTGGTGGTGAATCCGAACAATCATGCGCCTGTGGCCAAGACGTTGGTGACTCAGGGGCCGGTGAAGAAGGCGGTGTCGGTCACCTTGGGCGGGACCGATGCGGATGGAGATTCCTTGAGCTTCCGGGTGACCAGCCAGCCGGAGAACGGAAAGCTGACCGGTAAGGTGCCGAATCTTAAATTAAAGCCGGCCGCCGGTTTCGTGGGCAGCACTAGCTTCAGCTACGTGGCCAACGACGGCAGCTTGGATTCTGCACCGGCAACGGTCACCGTGACGATCGGGTCGCCGATTGCCGACTAA
- a CDS encoding TIGR00282 family metallophosphoesterase, whose translation MESIRILFLGDIVGEPGRKAVIEHLPLLRKELALDFIIVNGENAAGGRGITPRIAIDLLRAGAAVITTGDHVWDQQEIVDYLPTEPRLLRPINYPAETPGQGSVVLETPKGRVAVIQAQGRSFMQPPLENPFLMVEAEAERLRGEGVQAIFLDFHAETTSEKIAMGWALDGKVSAVVGTHTHVQTADERILAGGTGCLTDAGMCGPEESVLGRAPESVVWRFRTGMPTRFPIATGPVRLCGAVVDIDLATGRCLEISRFNRLIVTEETADAPA comes from the coding sequence ATGGAGTCGATCCGCATCCTTTTCCTTGGTGACATCGTTGGCGAACCCGGTCGCAAGGCCGTGATCGAGCATTTGCCCCTCCTGCGCAAGGAACTGGCGCTCGATTTCATCATCGTCAACGGGGAGAACGCCGCCGGAGGGCGGGGGATTACACCGCGCATCGCGATTGACCTGCTGCGTGCCGGGGCCGCGGTGATCACCACCGGCGACCACGTGTGGGACCAGCAGGAAATCGTGGACTACCTGCCGACCGAGCCGCGGCTGCTGCGGCCGATCAACTATCCGGCGGAGACTCCCGGCCAAGGTTCGGTGGTCCTTGAGACGCCGAAAGGCCGGGTCGCGGTGATTCAGGCGCAGGGGCGCTCGTTCATGCAACCGCCCTTGGAAAACCCGTTCCTGATGGTGGAAGCGGAGGCCGAGCGGCTGCGGGGGGAGGGGGTGCAGGCGATTTTCCTCGATTTCCACGCCGAGACCACCAGCGAAAAGATCGCTATGGGCTGGGCGCTGGATGGCAAGGTTTCGGCCGTGGTCGGGACCCACACCCACGTCCAGACGGCGGACGAGCGGATTCTCGCGGGCGGCACGGGCTGCCTGACCGATGCCGGAATGTGCGGGCCGGAGGAGTCGGTGCTGGGACGGGCGCCGGAGTCCGTGGTGTGGCGTTTCAGGACCGGCATGCCGACCCGTTTCCCCATCGCCACCGGCCCGGTCCGGCTGTGCGGGGCGGTGGTGGACATCGATCTGGCGACCGGCCGATGCCTGGAGATCTCGCGCTTCAACCGGTTGATTGTCACAGAAGAGACCGCAGATGCCCCCGCATGA
- the tuf gene encoding elongation factor Tu, which produces MAKEAFKRNKPHVNIGTIGHVDHGKTTLTAAITNTLADKGFAEKKSYADIDAAPEERERGITINTAHVEYETEKRHYAHVDCPGHADYVKNMITGAAQMDGGILVVSAADGPMPQTREHILLARQVGVPALVVFMNKVDLVDDEELLELVEMEIRDLLSSYEFPGDEIPIVKGSAKAALDGDADQKANIFKLMDAVDSYIPEPERAIDKPFLMPVEDVFSIEGRGTVVTGRVERGIVKKMEEIEIVGIRDTQKTTVTDIEMFRKLLDEGRAGDNVGLLIRGLKKDQVERGQVIAKPGSVKAHAKFKGEIYVLSKEEGGRHTPFFSNYRPQFYFRTTDVTGSIKLPEGVEMVMPGDNVNLEVELITPIAMEQTMRFAIREGGRTVGAGRVSEIL; this is translated from the coding sequence ATGGCCAAAGAAGCATTCAAGCGGAACAAGCCGCACGTCAACATCGGCACCATCGGTCACGTCGACCACGGCAAGACCACCCTCACCGCAGCCATCACCAACACGCTGGCCGACAAAGGATTTGCGGAAAAGAAGAGCTATGCCGACATCGACGCCGCTCCCGAGGAGCGCGAGCGCGGTATCACCATCAACACCGCCCACGTCGAATACGAAACCGAGAAGCGCCACTACGCTCACGTCGACTGTCCAGGTCACGCCGACTATGTGAAGAACATGATCACCGGCGCAGCCCAGATGGACGGTGGCATCCTCGTGGTGTCCGCTGCCGACGGCCCGATGCCACAGACCCGCGAGCACATCCTGCTTGCACGCCAGGTCGGTGTGCCTGCCCTCGTGGTGTTCATGAACAAGGTGGACCTCGTCGATGACGAAGAACTCCTTGAGCTGGTCGAGATGGAAATCCGCGACCTCCTTTCGTCCTACGAATTCCCCGGCGACGAGATCCCGATCGTGAAGGGCTCCGCCAAGGCAGCCCTCGACGGCGACGCCGACCAGAAGGCCAACATCTTCAAGCTGATGGACGCCGTTGACTCCTACATCCCGGAGCCAGAGCGCGCCATCGACAAGCCCTTCCTCATGCCCGTGGAAGACGTGTTCTCGATCGAAGGTCGTGGAACGGTCGTCACCGGTCGTGTCGAGCGTGGCATCGTCAAGAAGATGGAGGAAATCGAGATCGTCGGCATCCGCGACACTCAGAAGACCACCGTCACGGACATCGAAATGTTCCGCAAGCTGCTCGACGAAGGTCGCGCCGGTGACAACGTGGGTCTCCTGATCCGCGGTCTGAAGAAGGATCAGGTCGAGCGCGGCCAGGTCATCGCCAAGCCGGGTTCGGTCAAGGCGCACGCCAAGTTCAAGGGTGAGATCTACGTCTTGTCCAAGGAAGAAGGCGGCCGTCACACCCCGTTCTTCTCGAACTACCGCCCGCAGTTCTACTTCCGCACCACCGACGTGACCGGAAGCATCAAGCTGCCGGAAGGTGTCGAGATGGTCATGCCAGGCGACAACGTGAACCTCGAAGTCGAGCTCATCACGCCGATCGCCATGGAGCAGACCATGCGTTTCGCCATTCGCGAAGGCGGCCGCACCGTGGGTGCCGGTCGTGTTAGCGAAATTCTTTGA